The following coding sequences are from one Panicum hallii strain FIL2 chromosome 5, PHallii_v3.1, whole genome shotgun sequence window:
- the LOC112894815 gene encoding SUN domain-containing protein 4-like isoform X1, with product MSRKRREGGGGGRGAGPGDHHGGGRGSGADAVSMDGGLREVSVSVVFSVWCLLFLLRSQFLHSQTDGPSDFYEEHGRRDSYCKVRPLEAYVLPHHNDSSPTCQSSYSAPQEASSAAAPLPPSNASNESSPSPEAAFVGLDEFRSRIMQGNSENDTTGRPAGGGAAHRLEPSGAEYNYAAASKGAKVLAHNKEAKGAANILGGDKDKYLRNPCSADDKFVVVELSEETLVDTVVLANLEHYSSTFRDFEVYGSMSYPTEAWELLGRFTAENAKHAQRFVLPEPRWTRYLRLRLVSHYGSGFYCILSYLEVYGVDAVERMLQDFIAGAGAGPEADASKDRASIDAASWDARRNDSTAQQARQQVPAKLPGNGAGRNDSAAGDARNNGSRTGAAGDAKLPLQGKEAKPPQVAAAAAAAAAGRTHGDGVLKILMQKMRSLELGLSTLEEYTRELNQRYGAKLPDLQSGLSQTAAALEKMKADVHGLVEWKHGVVRRLQDKPSESCRCYRLLVTDRAVCLQMCSGQGPGRAQELEIQRLQQAGRPDQGERGHEVELGGDAGRAGDAAEQGAGGAVHQPLLRVPGALQAGVRPRALPLRRQGQGGAGGGEGVREQQGVDARSRQQQLHHPHRPALQLKTAYELIRSSACCCPAH from the exons ATGAgcaggaagaggagagaaggaggcggcggcggaagaggCGCTGGGCCCGGGGACCaccacggcggcggcagggggtcGGGGGCCGATGCCGTGTCCATGGACGGCGGCCTCCGCGAGGTGTCTGTCTCCGTCGTCTTCTCCGTCTGgtgcctcctcttcctcctccgctcCCAATTCCTCCACAGCCAGACCGATGGCCCGTCAG ATTTCTACGAGGAGCACGGCAGGCGCGACAGCTACTGCAAGGTGAGGCCGCTGGAGGCCTACGTCCTGCCACACCATAACGACTCCTCGCCGACGTGCCAGTCCTCCTACTCGGCGCCGCAGGAAGCCTCgtccgccgcggccccgctgcCACCGTCCAACGCCAGCAACGAGTCGTCGCCGTCGCCCGAGGCGGCCTTCGTGGGGCTCGACGAGTTCCGGAGCCGGATCATGCAGGGCAACTCCGAGAACGACACCACCGGCCGgcccgcgggcggcggcgccgcgcacCGCCTGGAGCCCAGCGGCGCCGAGTACAACTACGCCGCGGCGTCCAAGGGCGCCAAGGTGCTCGCGCACAACAAGGAGGCCAAGGGCGCCGCCAACATCCTCGGCGGCGACAAGGACAAGTACCTGCGCAACCCGTGCTCCGCCGACGACAAGTTCGTCGTCGTCGAGCTCTCGGAGGAGACGCTCGTTGACACCGTCGTGCTGGCCAACCTGGAGCACTACTCCTCCACCTTCAGGGACTTCGAGGTGTACGGCAGCATGAGCTACCCGACGGAGGCGTGGGAACTGCTTGGGCGTTTCACCGCCGAGAACGCCAAGCATGCGCAGCGCTTCGTGCTGCCGGAGCCCAGGTGGACGCGCTACCTCCGCCTGCGCCTCGTCAGCCACTACGGCTCCGGGTTCTACTGCATCCTCAGCTACCTCGAGGTCTACGGCGTCGACGCCGTCGAGCGGATGCTCCAGGACTTCATcgccggcgcgggcgcaggACCCGAGGCCGACGCGTCCAAGGACCGCGCCTCCATCGACGCCGCCAGCTGGGACGCCCGCCGCAACGACTCCACCGCTCAGCAGGCGCGCCAGCAGGTCCCCGCCAAGCTGCCCGGCAACGGCGCCGGGCGGAACGACAGCGCCGCAGGCGACGCCAGGAACAACGGCTCCAGGACCGGCGCCGCCGGTGACGCGAAGCTGCCGCTGCAGGGCAAAGAGGCAAAACCGccgcaggtggcggcggcggcggcggcggcggcggcgggaaggacccacggcgacggcgtgctGAAGATCCTGATGCAGAAGATGCGGTCGCTGGAGCTGGGCCTGTCGACGCTGGAGGAGTACACGAGGGAGCTGAACCAGCGGTACGGCGCCAAGCTGCCGGACCTGCAGAGCGGGCTCTCGCAGACGGCCGCGGCGCTCGAGAAGATGAAGGCCGACGTGCACGGCCTCGTCGAGTGGAAGCACGGCGTGGTACGCAGGCTGCAGGACAAGCCCTCTGAATCGTGTCGATGCTATCGACTGCTAGTGACTGACAGGGCGGTGTGCTTGCAAATGTGTTCAGGCCAAGGACCTGGACGAGCTCAAGAGCTGGAAATCCAGCGTCTCCAGCAAGCTGGACGACCTGATCAGGGAGAACGAGGCCATGAG GTGGAGCTTGGAGGAGATGCGGGGCGTGCAGGAGACGCTGCAGAACAAGGAGCTGGCGGTGCTGTCCATCAGCCTCTTCTTCGCGTGCCTGGCGCTCTTCAAGCTGGCGTGCGACCGCGTGCTCTGCCTCTTCGCCGGCAAGGGCAAGGAGGAGCCGGAGGCGGAGAGGGTGTGCGGGAGCAGCAGGGCGTGGATGCTCGTTCTCGCCAGCAGCAGCTTCACCACCCTCATCGTCCTGCTCTACAACTGAAAACAGCTTATGAGTTGATACGTTCTTCAGCATGTTGCTGTCCTGCTCATTAA
- the LOC112895152 gene encoding F-box/LRR-repeat protein At5g02910-like, whose translation MDAAGEGGGPVTYDQIEHYFNSLEGPTAQERIDCIFSSIISLLPPPFVPAPEAAGDDDSDDERFSLTSSDSEASDAVADPPALHPAALGDGEDHISRLPDALLSNIISRLATREAAHTVVLSTRWRGVWASTPLLVDDAHLVGADGPHDIPVVRAVSRCVAAHPGPVRGVRVTRIPFYSHEYALNRLVADLADKDIKDLILFNRPWPLNMPLPEDILRCASLERLYLGVWQFPEITSAHPPVFDKLRDLGLFHCIVRDEEVNALLAHCPRLEILSIVMSYGSPSRLRIVSHSLQVAVDWNSTLDEVVVQDAPCLERLILQTTDTRRPLKIVGTPRLEVLGFLDLNLHELEIGGIAIKAGMNVRARATVPSLKILAVTVQFARNQEAKMLPTLLKCFPCLEALHIMVIPSASLNSAHDLEFWESLDSCTCLESHLKTLMVHGCLVHNNEIGFLKYIIREGKSLKAVGVDPSPKNKVAIDLVLASFGESYAASGGVSSGDIFHAKVDGHFTFQNAIDMTLDNPFCVDDVLVSCF comes from the exons ATGGACGCCGCCGGCGAAGGCGGAGGACCTGTGACGTACGACCAGATCGAGCACTACTTCAATTCCTTGGAGGGCCCGACCGCGCAGGAGCGCATTGACTGCATCTTCTCGTCCATCATCTCCCTCCTCCCCCCGCCCTTCGTCCCCGCCCCcgaggccgccggcgacgacgacTCCGACGACGAGCGCTTCTCTCTCACCTCCTCCGACTCCGAGGCCTCCGACGCCGTCGCGGACCCGCCCGCGCTCCACCCGGCGGCgctcggcgacggcgaggaccACATCAGCCGCCTCCCGGACGCGCTCCTCTCCAACATCATCTCCCGCCTCGCCACCCGGGAGGCCGCGCACACCGTCGTCCTCTCCACGCGCTGGCGCGGCGTGTGGGCCTCGACCCCGCTCCTAGTCGATGACGCCCACCTCGTCGGCGCGGACGGGCCACACGACATCCCCGTCGTGCGCGCCGTGTCGCGCTGCGTGGCGGCGCACCCCGGCCCCGTCCGCGGCGTGCGCGTCACCCGCATCCCCTTCTACTCCCACGAGTACGCGCTCAATCGCCTGGTCGCGGACCTCGCCGACAAGGACATCAAGGACCTCATCCTCTTCAACCGCCCGTGGCCGCTCAACATGCCGCTCCCCGAAGACATCCTCCGCTGCGCCTCCCTTGAGCGCCTCTACCTTGGCGTGTGGCAATTCCCGGAGATCACCAGCGCACACCCGCCCGTGTTTGACAAGCTCCGCGACCTCGGCCTCTTCCATTGCATTGTCCGCGATGAAGAAGTTAACGCCCTTCTCGCACACTGCCCGAGGCTGGAGATCCTCTCCATCGTCATGTCGTACGGCTCGCCGTCACGCCTCCGCATCGTGTCCCACAGCCTCCAAGTCGCGGTGGATTGGAATTCAACCTTGGACGAGGTCGTCGTCCAAGATGCTCCCTGCCTTGAGCGGCTGATTTTACAGACCACTGACACAAGGAGGCCCTTGAAGATTGTTGGCACGCCCAGGCTGGAGGTGCTCGGGTTCCTCGACCTCAACTTACATGAGCTTGAGATTGGCGGCATTGCAATCAAG GCCGGGATGAACGTGAGGGCCAGGGCCACGGTTCCAAGCCTGAAGATACTGGCTGTCACAGTTCAGTTTGCACGCAACCAGGAAGCCAAGATGCTGCCGACCCTACTCAAATGCTTTCCTTGCTTAGAGGCGCTGCATATCATG GTCATTCCATCTGCGTCCCTTAACAGCGCCCACGACCTTGAGTTCTGGGAATCCCTAGATTCTTGCACGTGCCTTGAGTCGCATCTGAAGACGCTCATGGTTCATGGGTGCCTGGTGCATAACAACGAGATTGGGTTCCTGAAGTACATCATCAGAGAGGGAAAGTCACTTAAGGCTGTGGGTGTTGATCCATCACCTAAGAACAAGGTTGCAATTGATTTGGTCTTAGCTTCCTTTGGTGAGAGCTATGCAGCATCAGGTGGTGTAAGCAGTGGTGACATTTTCCATGCCAAAGTTGATGGGCACTTTACCTTCCAAAATGCCATTGATATGACATTGGACAACCCTTTCTGTGTGGACGACGTGCTAGTTTCGTGTTTCTGA
- the LOC112894815 gene encoding SUN domain-containing protein 5-like isoform X2, which produces MSRKRREGGGGGRGAGPGDHHGGGRGSGADAVSMDGGLREVSVSVVFSVWCLLFLLRSQFLHSQTDGPSDFYEEHGRRDSYCKVRPLEAYVLPHHNDSSPTCQSSYSAPQEASSAAAPLPPSNASNESSPSPEAAFVGLDEFRSRIMQGNSENDTTGRPAGGGAAHRLEPSGAEYNYAAASKGAKVLAHNKEAKGAANILGGDKDKYLRNPCSADDKFVVVELSEETLVDTVVLANLEHYSSTFRDFEVYGSMSYPTEAWELLGRFTAENAKHAQRFVLPEPRWTRYLRLRLVSHYGSGFYCILSYLEVYGVDAVERMLQDFIAGAGAGPEADASKDRASIDAASWDARRNDSTAQQARQQVPAKLPGNGAGRNDSAAGDARNNGSRTGAAGDAKLPLQGKEAKPPQVAAAAAAAAAGRTHGDGVLKILMQKMRSLELGLSTLEEYTRELNQRYGAKLPDLQSGLSQTAAALEKMKADVHGLVEWKHGVAKDLDELKSWKSSVSSKLDDLIRENEAMRWSLEEMRGVQETLQNKELAVLSISLFFACLALFKLACDRVLCLFAGKGKEEPEAERVCGSSRAWMLVLASSSFTTLIVLLYN; this is translated from the exons ATGAgcaggaagaggagagaaggaggcggcggcggaagaggCGCTGGGCCCGGGGACCaccacggcggcggcagggggtcGGGGGCCGATGCCGTGTCCATGGACGGCGGCCTCCGCGAGGTGTCTGTCTCCGTCGTCTTCTCCGTCTGgtgcctcctcttcctcctccgctcCCAATTCCTCCACAGCCAGACCGATGGCCCGTCAG ATTTCTACGAGGAGCACGGCAGGCGCGACAGCTACTGCAAGGTGAGGCCGCTGGAGGCCTACGTCCTGCCACACCATAACGACTCCTCGCCGACGTGCCAGTCCTCCTACTCGGCGCCGCAGGAAGCCTCgtccgccgcggccccgctgcCACCGTCCAACGCCAGCAACGAGTCGTCGCCGTCGCCCGAGGCGGCCTTCGTGGGGCTCGACGAGTTCCGGAGCCGGATCATGCAGGGCAACTCCGAGAACGACACCACCGGCCGgcccgcgggcggcggcgccgcgcacCGCCTGGAGCCCAGCGGCGCCGAGTACAACTACGCCGCGGCGTCCAAGGGCGCCAAGGTGCTCGCGCACAACAAGGAGGCCAAGGGCGCCGCCAACATCCTCGGCGGCGACAAGGACAAGTACCTGCGCAACCCGTGCTCCGCCGACGACAAGTTCGTCGTCGTCGAGCTCTCGGAGGAGACGCTCGTTGACACCGTCGTGCTGGCCAACCTGGAGCACTACTCCTCCACCTTCAGGGACTTCGAGGTGTACGGCAGCATGAGCTACCCGACGGAGGCGTGGGAACTGCTTGGGCGTTTCACCGCCGAGAACGCCAAGCATGCGCAGCGCTTCGTGCTGCCGGAGCCCAGGTGGACGCGCTACCTCCGCCTGCGCCTCGTCAGCCACTACGGCTCCGGGTTCTACTGCATCCTCAGCTACCTCGAGGTCTACGGCGTCGACGCCGTCGAGCGGATGCTCCAGGACTTCATcgccggcgcgggcgcaggACCCGAGGCCGACGCGTCCAAGGACCGCGCCTCCATCGACGCCGCCAGCTGGGACGCCCGCCGCAACGACTCCACCGCTCAGCAGGCGCGCCAGCAGGTCCCCGCCAAGCTGCCCGGCAACGGCGCCGGGCGGAACGACAGCGCCGCAGGCGACGCCAGGAACAACGGCTCCAGGACCGGCGCCGCCGGTGACGCGAAGCTGCCGCTGCAGGGCAAAGAGGCAAAACCGccgcaggtggcggcggcggcggcggcggcggcggcgggaaggacccacggcgacggcgtgctGAAGATCCTGATGCAGAAGATGCGGTCGCTGGAGCTGGGCCTGTCGACGCTGGAGGAGTACACGAGGGAGCTGAACCAGCGGTACGGCGCCAAGCTGCCGGACCTGCAGAGCGGGCTCTCGCAGACGGCCGCGGCGCTCGAGAAGATGAAGGCCGACGTGCACGGCCTCGTCGAGTGGAAGCACGGCGTG GCCAAGGACCTGGACGAGCTCAAGAGCTGGAAATCCAGCGTCTCCAGCAAGCTGGACGACCTGATCAGGGAGAACGAGGCCATGAG GTGGAGCTTGGAGGAGATGCGGGGCGTGCAGGAGACGCTGCAGAACAAGGAGCTGGCGGTGCTGTCCATCAGCCTCTTCTTCGCGTGCCTGGCGCTCTTCAAGCTGGCGTGCGACCGCGTGCTCTGCCTCTTCGCCGGCAAGGGCAAGGAGGAGCCGGAGGCGGAGAGGGTGTGCGGGAGCAGCAGGGCGTGGATGCTCGTTCTCGCCAGCAGCAGCTTCACCACCCTCATCGTCCTGCTCTACAACTGA
- the LOC112894046 gene encoding aspartyl protease family protein 2-like, with protein MAPLAVLLLPLLLAASSNAAALAKPVEYHSFAATPLSPHPYTAPAAGADEDVFGGSLAASAAAGEEAPAVRFRVVHRDAFAVNATAAELLRHRLRRDRRRAARISQAAAGGAAANGTRAAGGGGVAAPVVSGLAQGSGEYFTKIGVGTPATPALMVLDTGSDVVWLQCAPCRRCYDQSGPVFDPRRSSSYGAVDCAAPLCRRLDSGGCDLRRRACLYQVAYGDGSVTAGDFATETLTFAGGARVARVALGCGHDNEGLFVAAAGLLGLGRGSLSFPTQISRRYGQSFSYCLVDRISSSSSSSRSSTVTFGPGAVAPSASASFTPMVRNPRMETFYYVQLVGISVGGARVPGVAESDLRLDPSTGRGGVIVDSGTSVTRLARPAYSALRDAFRGAAAGLRLSPGGFSLFDTCYDLGGRKVVKVPTVSMHFAGGAEAALPPENYLIPVDSRGTFCFAFAGTDGGVSIIGNIQQQGFRVVFDGDGQRVGFAPKGC; from the coding sequence ATGGCGCCTCTCGCGGTgctgctcctccccctcctgcTCGCCGCGTCCTCCAATGCCGCCGCGCTCGCCAAGCCCGTGGAGTACCACAGCTTCGCAGCCACCCCGCTCTCGCCCCACCCGTACACCgccccggcggccggcgccgacgAGGACGTCTTCGGCGGCagcctcgccgcctccgccgcggcgggggaggaggcgcCCGCGGTGCGCTTCCGCGTGGTCCACCGCGACGCGTTCGCGGTGAACGCCACCGCGGCCGAGCTGCTCAGGCACCGCCTGCGCCGGGACAGGCGGCGGGCCGCGCGGATCTCGcaggcggccgccggcggcgcggcggccaaCGGGACgcgggccgccggcggcggcggggtcgcgGCGCCCGTGGTGTCCGGGCTCGCGCAGGGGAGCGGCGAGTACTTCACCAAGATCGGCGTGGGCACGCCCGCCACGCCGGCACTCATGGTGCTGGACACCGGCAGCGACGTGGTGTGGCTGCAGTGcgccccctgccgccggtgctaCGACCAGTCGGGCCCGGTCTTCGACCCGCGGCGCTCCAGTTCGTACGGCGCCGTCGACTGCGCCGCGCCGCTGTGCCGCAGGCTGGACTCCGGCGGCTGCGACCTGCGCCGCCGGGCGTGCCTGTACCAGGTGGCCTACGGGGACGGGTCCGTGACGGCGGGCGACTTCGCCACCGAGACGCTCACCTTCGCGGGGGGCGCCCGCGTCGCgcgcgtggcgctcgggtgcgGCCACGACAACGAGGGCCTGTTCGTGGCCGCGGCGGGGCTCCTGGGCCTGGGCCGCGGCAGCCTGTCGTTCCCGACCCAGATCTCCCGCCGCTACGGCCAGAGCTTCTCCTACTGCCTCGTTGACCGCATCTCCTCCTCATCGTCGTCGTCTCGCTCCTCCACCGTCACCTTCGGCCCGGGCGCCGTGGCGCCCTCCGCGTCGGCGTCCTTCACCCCGATGGTCCGCAACCCGCGCATGGAGACGTTCTACTACGTGCAGCTGGTCGGCATCAGcgtgggcggcgcgcgcgtgcctgGCGTCGCCGAGTCCGACCTCCGCCTGGACCCCTCTAcgggccgcggcggcgtcaTCGTGGACTCGGGGACCTCCGTCACCCGCCTCGCCCGCCCGGCCTACTCCGCGCTCCGCGACGCGTtccgcggcgccgcggcggggctCCGGCTCTCCCCCGGTGGGTTCTCGCTCTTCGACACGTGCTACGACCTGGGCGGGCGCAAGGTGGTGAAGGTGCCGACGGTGTCGATGCACTTCGCGGGCGGCGCCGAGGCCGCCCTGCCCCCCGAGAACTACCTGATCCCCGTGGACTCGAGGGGCACCTTCTGCTTCGCGTTCGCCGGCACCGACGGCGGCGTGTCCATCATCGGCAACATCCAGCAGCAGGGCTTCCGCGTGGTGTTCGACGGCGACGGCCAGCGCGTCGGGTTCGCGCCCAAGGGCTGCTGA